A DNA window from Verrucomicrobiales bacterium contains the following coding sequences:
- a CDS encoding ABC transporter ATP-binding protein: MSTSPPAIEIKDLTQRYGKQDAVCGLNLRVQPGRCYGFFGRNGAGKTTTIKCLLNLLRPLGGSVRVFGLDPQRDEVGVKSRLSYVPDAVAFYPWMSVRETLDYYASFRSHWNRDIEADLLQRFGLTEKQKANSMSKGQRTQLALITAIAPEPELLVLDEPTSGLDPIVRREFIQTVIGAYQSGDPENRTVFVSTHLISEFEGLIDEFTIIDQGKELLSMEADAAREQFRRISVRFQEVPETLQLSEVLQITQNGREAQILTNRNPDRLMAQLKSMKTEELRSESLTLEEIFVASQNLRKAHA, translated from the coding sequence ATGAGCACCTCGCCACCCGCCATCGAAATCAAGGATCTGACTCAACGCTACGGCAAACAGGATGCCGTGTGCGGGCTAAACCTGCGCGTCCAACCAGGGCGCTGCTATGGATTTTTTGGCCGGAATGGAGCCGGCAAAACCACCACCATCAAATGCCTGCTCAATCTGCTCCGGCCTCTCGGCGGCAGCGTAAGGGTCTTCGGGTTGGATCCCCAGCGCGACGAGGTCGGGGTGAAGTCCCGATTGTCCTATGTCCCCGATGCAGTCGCCTTTTACCCGTGGATGTCGGTGCGAGAAACGCTCGACTACTATGCGTCGTTTCGCAGTCATTGGAATCGAGACATCGAGGCCGATCTACTCCAACGATTCGGCCTCACGGAGAAGCAGAAAGCGAATTCGATGTCGAAAGGGCAGCGCACCCAGCTGGCCCTCATCACCGCCATCGCTCCCGAACCCGAGCTGTTAGTCCTTGATGAGCCCACCTCCGGTTTGGATCCCATCGTGCGACGCGAATTCATTCAAACGGTTATCGGAGCCTATCAATCCGGCGATCCAGAGAACCGGACGGTATTTGTGTCGACTCACCTCATTTCCGAATTCGAAGGCTTGATCGATGAATTCACGATTATCGATCAGGGCAAGGAACTTCTCAGCATGGAAGCCGACGCCGCGCGCGAGCAGTTCCGACGAATCAGCGTTCGGTTCCAGGAAGTTCCCGAAACCTTGCAGCTCAGCGAGGTGCTGCAGATAACCCAGAACGGACGAGAGGCGCAGATCTTAACCAACCGGAATCCTGATCGATTGATGGCTCAGCTGAAGTCCATGAAAACCGAGGAACTCCGCAGTGAATCCCTGACGCTGGAAGAAATCTTCGTCGCGTCCCAAAACCTGAGGAAGGCCCACGCATGA
- the mnmE gene encoding tRNA uridine-5-carboxymethylaminomethyl(34) synthesis GTPase MnmE, whose protein sequence is MLTDTIAAIATPLGEGGLAVIRISGPTAFEVASQCFVAVRKPDWKPSEAASHTVHYGHACWRGKPIDEVLLTVFRAPRTFTREDVVEMSCHGGIVATQQVLQAILASGARPAEPGEFTRRAFLNGRIDLAQAEAVADIIHARTELALSAANEQLEGKLSQRINTLRDALMKTLAHVEAHIDFPDEDIAPDTHTQLLQRLQEAVEFMDRLLRTANEGQLLRRGIRAAIVGRPNSGKSSLLNELLGRNRAIVSPIAGTTRDTIEETANVRGIPVVFIDTAGLRESEDLVEQEGIRRSRESLSAAELILQVFDRSEPLHPEDAQQLQALAKRKVIVICNKSDLPSQLTLPSHPHRVVETSCCTGAGLEQLRDTIKDLSWSGELSSEMLQVTINARHQEALRRARQATQAAAESLAGHLTLEVVAMELHIATNAVGEIVGKTTTEDLLDSIFSQFCIGK, encoded by the coding sequence ATGCTGACCGACACCATTGCCGCTATCGCCACACCGCTGGGTGAAGGCGGACTTGCGGTCATTCGTATCTCCGGGCCAACCGCATTCGAGGTAGCCAGCCAGTGTTTTGTCGCCGTCCGCAAGCCCGATTGGAAACCGTCTGAGGCAGCGTCCCACACCGTCCATTACGGGCATGCCTGCTGGCGCGGGAAGCCCATCGACGAAGTTCTCCTGACCGTGTTCCGCGCGCCTCGGACCTTCACTCGAGAGGATGTCGTGGAGATGTCGTGCCATGGCGGGATCGTGGCGACCCAACAAGTGCTTCAGGCGATCCTGGCGTCCGGGGCACGGCCTGCGGAGCCGGGCGAATTCACCCGTCGCGCGTTTCTCAACGGGCGGATCGACCTCGCGCAAGCCGAAGCCGTCGCGGACATCATTCACGCGCGCACGGAGCTGGCGCTCAGCGCCGCCAACGAGCAACTCGAAGGTAAACTCTCCCAGCGCATCAACACTCTTCGCGATGCGCTGATGAAAACCTTGGCTCATGTCGAAGCTCATATCGACTTTCCGGACGAGGACATCGCGCCCGACACTCACACCCAACTGCTTCAGCGTCTGCAAGAGGCGGTGGAATTCATGGACAGGCTGCTGCGCACCGCCAACGAAGGTCAGCTCCTGCGGCGCGGCATCCGGGCGGCCATCGTCGGACGCCCCAACTCGGGCAAGTCGAGCCTGCTGAACGAGCTGCTCGGACGTAATCGCGCGATCGTATCCCCCATCGCAGGAACGACGCGCGATACCATCGAGGAAACCGCCAACGTCCGCGGGATCCCCGTCGTCTTTATCGACACCGCCGGGCTGCGCGAATCAGAGGATCTGGTGGAGCAGGAGGGAATCCGACGAAGCCGTGAAAGTCTGTCCGCCGCCGAACTCATCCTGCAGGTATTCGATCGCTCGGAGCCGTTGCATCCCGAGGACGCGCAGCAGCTCCAGGCGCTGGCCAAACGCAAAGTGATCGTGATCTGCAACAAGTCGGATCTTCCATCGCAGCTCACCCTGCCCTCGCATCCGCATCGGGTGGTTGAGACGAGTTGTTGCACGGGGGCCGGCCTCGAGCAACTCCGCGACACTATTAAGGATCTGTCGTGGAGCGGAGAACTGAGCTCGGAAATGCTGCAGGTCACGATCAACGCACGCCATCAGGAGGCGCTGCGTCGCGCGCGGCAAGCGACTCAAGCGGCGGCGGAGTCATTGGCGGGCCACCTGACGTTAGAGGTGGTAGCCATGGAGTTGCACATCGCGACCAATGCCGTCGGCGAAATCGTCGGAAAAACCACCACCGAGGATTTGCTCGATTCGATTTTCAGTCAGTTCTGTATTGGGAAGTAG
- a CDS encoding GntR family transcriptional regulator: protein MYIQIDFSTGKPVYLQLVDQIRYAAASGKLRPGEALPGIRPLSEELRINRNTIAKAYTELEAQGIVENIPGRGCFLKSGNSPFTKNVRDKLLIKEIDEAVVTAHHLQVTEEQFLKLVAERLEYFRDKALPTEEQPSPKPATKRNV from the coding sequence ATGTATATCCAGATCGATTTCTCCACGGGTAAGCCGGTCTACCTTCAGTTGGTGGACCAGATCCGGTATGCGGCGGCCTCCGGCAAACTGCGACCGGGGGAAGCCCTTCCTGGGATCCGACCGCTTTCGGAGGAACTGAGGATCAACCGCAACACCATAGCCAAAGCCTACACCGAACTGGAGGCCCAGGGCATCGTGGAGAACATTCCCGGCCGTGGGTGCTTCCTGAAATCCGGCAATAGCCCATTCACCAAGAACGTCCGCGACAAGCTGCTGATCAAGGAAATCGACGAGGCGGTCGTCACCGCTCATCACCTCCAGGTCACCGAAGAACAGTTCCTGAAGCTGGTGGCCGAGCGGCTGGAATACTTTCGTGACAAAGCACTTCCCACCGAGGAACAGCCATCCCCCAAACCGGCAACGAAACGCAACGTATGA